GGCCCGGAGTTTAATCCCAACTCCAACCACACCACGTGCGCAGCGCTCATCACCACCAACGAGATTCCCCGGTGGTATGCTCAGGGTGTGCAGGTCGTCGACCACGTCGGGGCGTTTTTGCCCCGGGTGATGCGCATTTACCCCCACGTGCCCGAGCTCACCGGGCAGGATGGCAACAGCTACATCCGCTACGTGGCCAAGGTGTGGTGCAGCTACGCGCAGTTCCGCAGCATCGGGGTGCGTGAGCGTTACGGGAGACTGGAGAGCGTGCGGCGAGAGGCGCTGCAAGCACGGAAGTCTCCCGACGCGCGAGCGCTTCAATCCATACGTCAGTCGATGGAGTCCACGGCGCGGCGCCCGCGTCTGTTGTGGGCGGGCACGCCGGGCGTGCAGGCACCCATCTATTCCAATTGGTATTCCGATCGAAAGTACCGGCAGCATCACCCGCATATTGAGGTGCTGGATGAAAGTCCGGTGACGCTGGAGTTGCCTGCGCCGTCGATCGTTCCGGCGGTGCCACAGAGGCGCGTCGCGCGCATCATGGTGGCGGGTCTCTATGAGAACACAGCTACAACATACACAGACTACGAGGAAGCCCGGCAGGCCGGAGCACGGGGCACCATCCTGGTGAACGGCGAGGAACACGAGATTGTTTTTGTGCCCTATTGTGTGGGTGGTTCGCATATGCTGGAAATGAAACATCGCCAGTATCACAACCTGCCCGGTGATATAGAGCCGACAGGACTAAATGGTACTGAGCAGTGCTTTCGCGAGGGCATGCTCGACTTCGGCCCTCGCGCTCGCGACGGTAATTTCTGGGACCTGGTGGAGATCGAACTTCCGTGGGACGCGCATCGTATTGAAATCACTGTCCCCGAAGAGGCTGAGCTAGAGTGGTTGGATGGCTCCGGCTCCGACAGGCCTGGCGAGCAAAATGGGGAGACTCGCGTACCCAAACGTGGTCTCTGCCGTCTTCATGTCTTCGGCTACTCCATCTGGAACGTTCCTGAGGGGGTATCCTCATGATTCTTTGTACACACGACCTGTAGATTGGCGTGTCGCAATACCGCACCGCGCTCGACCAGGCGTCCATTATACTGCTGGGCATCTATGTGAGGAAGGTGCGAACACTTTCCCATTCCAATATTTCGCGGGACGACATTAAGAACAGGGTGATTTGAGTCGCTGTGAGAGGTATGTATTGGACAGTGACGGCTATCTGAATTAAGTGGAAATCATCCTGTGTTGCATTGATGAAAATGCCCCGGTGGAATCCACTCCGACGTCCGATGCCCTGGTGAACACGATGCCCTCAAACATAGATTATTTGATGCTGGGAGGGATGTGGTGGTGGATGCGCGGGTTATTCTGCGGGAACCTTCCAGACCGCACTATATCGACCTGGGGTGCGATAAACACTCTGATCCCATGGGGCTGTCGGGACAAAATAGCTTGATATGGCGCAACCTTCCGACCCGACGAGGACCACGGCGCTTTCCTTGCAGGCGAACCGATCCACCTCATCGTTTTCGTCGACACATTCGACATAAATAGTCATATTTGGGGCGACCAAGACATCAACCAAACCGCCAATCGTCTGACGCTCATCGGGATAAAAACCGCCACACCTAACAGGACATCCTGCACCGCTGCACTCATCAGGTAGATAGCTTCCGCGACATCCTGTCTCCGATTCCGAGGCTTTGAGCAACGTCCACTCCCGATCATCCTCGTAGTCGCAACGCGGGTCGCGCTGCTCGACTTCTTCACCAGGACCGCAGGCAGTGAGAGTAGCGAGTGCGAGTAGTATTATGAGTGTGCGCATAAGTAGCTCCTGTGTGTCCCCGTGGGCATCGTCGTTGATCTCGCAGACCCTACCTAAACGCGGTGGGAGTCGTCCACCCTTTGCCTCGCAATATAACGCACGTTCGGTGTCTTTGTGCGATGACCACTCGTGGTTACGCAACCTTAATATAACCTTCGACAAGCAAAGCAGCCGCACTGAAGAAAAACTTTCTTCAGTGCGGCTGCTTTGTTTTGGACTTAAACAGACTGGAGGCATTGATGATACTCTACACACACGATCTGTGGCCCGATGAGACGCAATACCGCCCCGCACTCGGAGAAGTCATGCGCTCGGGTCTGACCTACCGAGAGCACCAGCAATCCGCGCATCTGTGGGCGTACCACTTTGGAGACACCTCGGTGATTCATGTGGGCGAGGTGTTTGGCGACCCATCATGGACAAACATCACCCCTGGCAAGGAACCCGTCAGCTCCTACCAGACCACGCTCGCCACGGAGTGCACGTATGAGGGCGGCCCCGGACGCCCCGACCTCGGAGCGTATCGCACGATTACGTTCTTGGACACCACACAGACCTACGAGGTGCGCCTGCGTGGCTCCAACATCGAAGTGCGACTGATGATTGGCGTCGACGGTGAGAAGCCCGTGGAGTTGGTGTTGGGCACCTATGAGAACGGCGCGAACACCTATCCCTCTCGCCGTTTCGTGCGTTTGCCGACCGGAGACACGGCAAACGTGCTGGCGTGGGTGACCCAGGTGCGCGCGCCGGGCAAAGTCGGCTACCTGGAGCAGATTGAAATCACCCCCTGCCGCTTCGGTGGTGATGCTCCTGTGGATTCCACGACCTCATCCATCAGCACAGTGGCCACGATGCCCTCAGGCATGGACTATCCAACGCTGGGAGGCGATGTGGTGATCGGCGCCCGGGACCCGGCGGTGGGTGATATGACGCCCGCCCCTCTGCTTTCCGGGGGTAGGCTCAAGCCGTGGCCAGCCAGCGATCTGACGCATGATGTTGAGGGCTACACCTCCGGCGCGCAGTGGGAGACCAGTGACCAGGGCTTTATCTTTGTTCGCCTTGAGGGCCCCAGCATGCACGTGGCGGCGGCTGCGCCGAAATCGACGGTGATGACGCCGACGAGCGACGGACTCTTTTCGGACACCGCGTGGGTGTTCTCGCTGTCTATGGCGCCCTTTAACATTCACCCCGACAACAGCGGCGCTATCTGGTCGACAGATGTGATCTCATTGGAGTTGATCGACGCCTCCGGGCCCACCCGAGACGTCGAGTTGTCAGGGATTGGAAAGGTCGGCACGTGGGAGCCCACGACCTGGTTCGACGTGACCGTGGCGTGGGTGCCGAATGACGCAAATACAAGTGTGGCAGATGTATTCTGCTGGTTCGACGGCAAGCTCGTCGCTTCATTTTCAGCCGGAGCGAACCCACCGGGCGTGCTGCGCCTGGGCTCCGCCTACCTCGCCGACGATCTCGTTGCCTGGCCGGTCCTGATGCGATGCCAGCGAAATGAGCTCGGCACGCTTTCTGAGATCTTAGGTTATGTGGAAAGCTGGCTGGGTTGGCGTGGTATGATGACGGGCATCTTTTGAGAAAGTGACATGACGATCGCGATGCGCATAACGGACGACTGAGTGCCCATCGTCCGCACCCACCTCCACCAGGACTGGAGCCTTTAGCCCGGCCCACCCAACGCAACGTCGCAAAAAGCCCGCCTCCGGCGGGCTTTTTCATTTCTTGCACCTCACTCAACCCCCAATCCCCCCCCCGGAGGCCCCCATGCCCCTCATCCCCACCGAAGGCGCACAGCTCCGCCGTGCGCTCCTCGCCGCCGCGCTCGAAGAATGGCGAGGGGGCATCGAGTGCCGGCGCGACGCCGATCGCATCAGCCGCTACTTCAGCGCGTGCGGCTGGCAGTGGCATCTCGACCAGCACTCGGGCGGTGTTTTCGATGAGGACATCCGCCGCGCCACCCCACACCTCGAGTACTGTGGGCTTTTTGTGGGGTGGTGCGGGCTGCAGGTGGGCAATTACCTGCACGCCATCCGCTGTGTGCCGGTGCGGCTCAAGCCGGCCATCGCAGAGTTCGTGCTGCCCTCGACCTACCGGGCTCAGAGCGCAGCCCACTGGGCGCGGGCAGGCCTGGCGATGCCCACTCCGGTAGGCGCCGGCGATCTGCAGCCGGGTGACATCATCACCCTGCGCACACGCGCTGAAGGGGCGAAGGCCTACGGGGACCACGTTGCCATCGTGGAGTACGGCGCAGGGAGCCTGGTGCACACCGTCGAGGCCAACGCCAGCGGCATGCTGGGGCCCGATAAAAGGCCGGGGCGAGGGGTGGTGCGCAGGCGGCGTCTGCGGAGCGATGTGCGAGGGGGGCTGCGGTTGAGCTCGGAGCACTTCGAGCATGTTGAAGACTTTGAACGGATGGAGGAGGTGAGCTGATGGAGCAGGCATTGATGATGGTGGGTGTGTGGTCGGCGGCGATCTATGCGGTGATCGAGGCCGTCTGGCGGGTGCCGGGCGTGCGGGATCATCCGGGCTGGGCGCGGGTGCAGCCCCTGATGCCGCTCGTGCTGGGAGGGGTGACGGGGCCGGTGGTGGTCGACGCGCTGGTCGAACAGGTGGGTTGGGCCGGGGAGGTGGGCGTGGGCGCGGCGGTGCTTGTGGGCGTGGGGGCCGGGGCGCTGGCGGCCTCAGGTTATAGCGCCAACAAACAGACGCTACGCGGCAAGGACCGCCGTATTACCGGAGAGGGATGATGGAATGGGAGAGACTGCTGACCCACCTGGGCACCGCACTTCTGGGCGCGCTGGTGACGCTGGGAGGCGCGGTGATGGCGGCCTGGCGCAAGCATCGCGAGAGCGAGCTTCTGGCCGGGCAGTCGCTGCGCGACGAGCTACGCGAAGAGTTGCGGGAGACGCGCGAGGAGCTGCGCCGGGTGCGTGAGGAGCTGGAGCAGATGAAGTCGGAGCGCCTCGTGCTCAAACGCGCGCTGGATACCCGCGATGAAACCATCCGCCGCCTGCAGGTGGAGGTGGCGATGCTCCAGGAAGGCCAGCGTCGACTCGAAGTTCGCAGCGATAGCGAGGCGTTATGAGACCGAACGATACACCACTCATGCTGCCCTTAACGGGCGTGCCCGATCTGATTCACCTGAGTGATCTGCATCTTCGCGATGACGAGAGCCTGCGCCGCCTTCGGCGGCTTGTTCAGGCGATCGCGACGCGTCACGGTGCAGCTCAAAAGACGGTGGTGGTGCTGACGGGCGATATTGTCGACACCCCCGATCGCGCGCTCTGGAGGGAGGCCGAAACACTCGTTGCGCTTCTCCAGGATGCGGGCGTGGCCGTGGTGGGGTGTCCGGGGAACCACGACGTGGGCTGGATGGGGCTGGGGGCCAACGCAGGCGACCGTGCCATGGCGCAGCGCTGGTTTACGACGACCTGGGGCGCCCCGGAGAGCGCAAAAGCGTGGCCTCGGGAGTATGGGGCGCCGGGGCTGACGCTGCTGCTCTGCGATACGACGGTGGGAGAAAACACCCTGGCGACGGGGCAGCTTGGCTACACCCAGCGCATGGCGTTGGCGGCGGCTGCGCAGCGGGCAAAAGCGCGGGGGGATCAGGTGGTGGTGGCAATGCATCATCATCCGGTGAACGACGATGCGTCGTTGAAGTTGCACGACGCCGAGGCCTTGCTGCACCTGCTGGCGAGCCGCTGCGACGTGCTCTTATGCGGGCATCTGCATCAGGCCAGCGCCTGGTCGGGGGTCTGGGGAATCGGGCGCATCTATGCGGCGGACGCGGCGGTGGAGGCGCAGCGCTACCGGCATCTGAGTTTTCAGCACGGGAGGTGGCTGGCGTCGTGGGTGCGCCCCTGATGTTTTTGGCGTGATGACGTGATGACGTTGGGCGCAGCGGAGATGTCACTGGCGCTCGGGTGCGGCGCCCTCCCCTCGTCGACCTCTGTGGGTCGCACTCCCGTAGCGGCGCCGGAGGTGCTGCCGGGGTCGACCTGAAGATCGGATTCGGCTCTTCGACCTGTTTTATGGGTCTGGCTGAGGGTCGAGTCCCAACCCGAGGGGTGGTGGAGGGGTCCGGCTGAGGGTCGAGTCCCACCCGGAGGGGTGGTGGAGGGGTCCGGCTGAGGGTCGAGTCCCACCCGGAGGGGTGGAACATGCCCCCGAATGAGGGATAACCACTCATTCGGGGGTGATGCTCTGGGGTCAGACCGGGGGTGAGGTGCGGCCCGGAGGGGTGAAGCAAAGGTGAACGCGAAGGTCGGGCCGCAACGGAGAGGATCAGGCTTGAGATTCCAGCGCTTTTACAAGATTGCGGGCATGGGCCAGCGCCTGGTCGTGGTCGTTGTCGAGGGCCCAGTCGGCGGCGATAACTGCGTAATAGGCCCAGCGTTCCCGGCAGCGCTCCACAAGGGCGAAGCCCGGCTCTGCGCCCTCTTCATCAAGAAGATCGCGCAGGCGCTCGAGCGTGCCGGGGGGAAAGGCGCCGATAAAGAAGCTCAGGTCGATAGCCGGGTCGCCCCGGTGGACCTCCGACCAGTCGATGATGCCAATGACCTGACCACGCTCATCGAGCAGGAGGTGGCCCGGGTGAAGGTCGCCGTGGACAAGCCTCGGCTCCCAGGCCCAGAGATGGTCGGCGTCCAGCCAGCGCTCCCAGCGCTCGCGGACCTCGGAGGAGGGTTTGAGCACCGAGAGGACGCGGGGAAGCATACCTCTCAGGTGATCGCGCTCCTGATGCGGAGAGCGTTGAGGGATGCCTGCCGCCTCAAGCCGGGAGGCCGGTAAGCGATGCATGGCGGCGATGGTGCGAGCCACCGAGCGCAAAAAAGCCTCGGAGGGGTTCTGCGGGTTGCTCGGGTGCCAGGAGAACTCTCCGGTGGATGAGATATGCCAGCCGGGGCTGCCCTGAAGGCGGCGGTAGGCGATGATCTCGGGGGTGTGGAGCTCCCAGCGTGGGAGCTCAACGGGGAGCTCATCGCTGAGCGCGCGAAGCGCGCGGGCCTCCTGGCGCGCGGCCTCGTAGAGGCTTAAGCGTCGGGGGGTGCGCACAATCCAGGGGTCGCCCTCCTGGTCGATGGCATGCAGCACGCGATAATCAGCGCCGCTCTCATCGAAGACGCCGGCCGAGGGGTCGTGGGCGTCGTCCACCATCAGCTCCAGACCGTAGTCGGCGGCGCGCTCAAGCAGGCTGTCGACGTCATCGAAGAGGGGCGGGTCGGGGAGCTCGGCGCGCCAGAGCGGGATGGCGTGGGCCGGAGCGCGGACTTTGAGGGCCGTGCCCCGGGGGCCGTGGTGCTGCTCGACGACGCGGGCCCCCTCATGCACGGCGCCCAAAACATGACCGAGCTCAAAGGGAATGAGCAGGGATTCTTCGACGAAGGAGGTCTCCTGAATGCGGGCGATCTCCGCGTGCAGGAGTTTGACGAGCTCGGGGCGCATCGCGCTGACCTGCAAGGCGTCGGGCATGCGCATGCGCAGGCTGGCGCGCTCGGCGTCGTCGAGGCGGTCAACCTTGTTGAAGACAACGCGGGAGTGGGGGTTGGCGCCGATGTCCTGAATCGTCTCGCGGGTGACGTTGAGATGCTCGGGCCACTCCGGGTCGGAGGCGTCGAGGACGTAGAGCAGAAGATCGGCGTCGTGAGCCTCATCCAGGGTGGACTTAAACGACGCCACGAGCTCGTGGGGCAGGCGCTTGATGAAGCCGACGGTATCACTGACCACGACCTCGGGCTGAAGCGGGGGGTCGAGCTTGCGGACGGTGGTGCCGAGGGTGGCGAAGAGTTTGTCTTCGACGAGCACCTCGCTGGAGGTGAGCGCGCGCATCAGGGAGGATTTGCCGGCATTGGTATAGCCCACCAGGGCCACCTGGAAGGCGCTGGAGCGACGCGCGCGCTGGGTGGCGGCGTGCTGCTGCAGGTCGGTGAGCTCGCGGCGCAGGGTGACCAGGCGGTCGCGCAGGCGTTGCCTGGCGAGCTCGACGTTGGTGTGCCCCTTCTCCCCGCGACCACCGCCACCGCGGCGGTCATCGGCGACGTGGCCACGGCGCACCCGGGGGAGTTCGTATGCGATGCGGGCGATGTCGACCTCAAGCTGGGCCTGACGGGTCTGGGCGCGTTCTTCGAAGATGCGCAGCACCACGCCGGAGCGGTCGGTGACCTTCAGGCCGAGGGCCTCTTCGAGGTTGTCATGCTGGCGGGGGGTGAGCTCCCCGTCGAAGAGCACGCGGGTGATGCCGAGCTCTTCGATGGCGTGCACGATCTCTTCGAGCTTTCCGGTGCCCAGGAGTTTTGCGGATTTGGAGCTACTACGGCGCTGGGAGTGAAAGCCCAGCACCTCAATGCCCAGGGTGTTGGCCAGGCGTTCGAGCTCCCGGGCCGAGCTGTACAGCTCCTCATCATCGGTGTGTGAGAGCTGCACCGAGAGGATCAGCGCCCGCTCAGGCGTCGGGGTGATGTCGTGGGTCGAGAATGGTTCGCGACGCTCGTCGGCGTCGGGAGTGGTGTCGTCGTGATGGCGCATAGGGCCTCCTTGCAGGTGAACGTACCGGCAGAGAGGGGGAGCATGACGAGGATTCTGGCGTAGGGTGATCGGAGGTTCCGGGCCACGCGAGCCTGGCAAGACAGGGGTATGCCGGCATCTTGACTCCGAAAACGTCCACATCGACGCCCACCGGGGCGGACGTCCGGGCAAGATAGCCGGGTGACGTCGCCCTGAGAGGGGCGCAGCACGCGCATACATATCCTCGTTGCTACGCCCTGCTCTGGAGCCGGGGTGTAGAACGAAGGGTGAGGCGCCCGCTCAACGCGGGGGGCGCGCTCAGCGCAAGCGGATGTGGAATAGATCGATCATCGTCGTCATCAAGTGGGCGCGCGGCGTCGGGCCGGGGTAGGCGTTCAACGCGCGCGGCGTGATGAGGCAAGGGGCCCCTTTGAGGCTGCCATAGCACGGCACCTCACTGGCCGAAATGTAGGGATGGCCGGGAGGGGATGTCAAGTCGGCGCACCTGTGCCGTCGTGGCACCACGACGACACAGGGCGGTGGTCTTGCCCGGAGGAGAGGTCGTTCCTACCGTCGGGGCGGCACTGTTGGGGGAAGGTAGAAGGTCGAGGGGACGTGTTCCGGTGTGTTCAGGATAGCGAGAGCAGTATGCGTATGAAGGAGCGAGATATCGAAGTGTTGCGCACGTATCTGGGTGAGCGCTCCACGGTGGAGCATCTCTGCGCGCATAAGCATGCGGTGGTGCTTGTACAGGATGTGTACGGCACGATTCGCGACTGCATGGGCGACACGGAGCGACTCTTCGGCATGTCGGCCGAGGCGCTCATGGACGTGGAGCCGCAGAGCTACGCCTGGCGCCTGCTCGATGAGAAGGGACATCCTTTTGCACCGGAGCAGCTCCCGGGGCGGCGCGCGGTGAGCACGGGGCGAGCCCATGAGGGACTTGCGGGGGTGGCACTGGCCGAGGGGGAGCCGGTGTGGGTGAGTCTGAGCTGCCATCCGCTCTACGAGGGGAATGAGGTCATCGGGCTTCTCACAACGCTCATCGATGTCTCGGCGTTGCAACTCACCCGCCAGGCGCTGGCCGAGGTGGAGGCCCGGTTGCGGGAGCAGCATAAGATGCAGGCCGTCGAGCGCATGGCCGCGGCGATCGCGCATGACTTCAACAACCTGCTCAGCGTGGTGTTGAGTCAGACCGACTGTGTGCTGGCCGACTACGGGGAGCAGCCGGGGCTGCGCGCCGACCTGCTGGAGATTCGGGAGGCGACGGAGCGGGCCGTGGAACTGACACAGAACCTGCTCGCGGTAGGAAAGGTGCAGCATCAGGCACCGGTCTCACTCTCCCTCAACGCGATGCTCGAAGAGTTCGGAGAACTCTTCCGAGCGCTGATGCCGGAGGTAACCCTCGACTGGCAGCCGGGGAAGCTGCGCTACGGGGTGCGTGCGGATCGCAGCCAGCTGGAGCAGATCGCGCTCAACCTGATGGTCAACGCCAGCGAGGCGATGGAGGGCAAGGGCCGGGTGGTCGTGCGCACCGAGGAGGTGGTGCGCGAGGGGGAGGTGGTGATTCTGCTGAGCATTCGCGATGAGGGCCGGGGGATGGTCCCGGAGGTGGCGCAGCGGGCGTTTGAGCCTTTTTATACCACCAAAACCCCCGGGCAGGGGGCGGGGATGGGGCTGGCAACGGTCTACGGTGTGGTCTCGCAGTCGGGAGGACGCGTGGAGCTGGAGACGTCCCCCGCGGAGGGCACGGAGGTGCGGGTATGGTTGAGAGCTGGAGAGCTTCTCGAGGGTGAGCCGGAGGAGGTGGACACCACGACCACCGACCTCGGCGGAGCCAGGGAGATAGCAGACGAGCAGGCGCCCTCCACCGAGAAGAGGCGACCTTCGGGGAGCCTCTCACCGCTGCGCCCTCATCAGCCCACGGCGCTCGTGGTTCTGGAGCGCGAGAAGGACCGACGTCTGGCTCGCAAGGTGCTGGAGCGGCGAGGATTCCGAGTGATCGACTGCGCGCTGGCTGATGAGGCGCGCTGTCTGGTGCATATCGATGCGCCGCTGGGCGTGTTGATATGCTCCCGACACCTCCCGGAGGCCTCGGGGGTGGAGTTGGCCTCGGAGTTGATGAAGCTGCGACCCGGGCTGGGGCTGGTGTTGGTTGGCGAGTCTACGGACGATGAGGAGCTCGCAAGGACCTTTACCGAGACGCCGCAGGTGATCGCAGCGCGTTTTGATGCGGAGGCGGTGCAGAACGCGGTCGAGAGGGTGTTGCGCTCGAACGAAGTACGAAGACGGATGCCCCCGGGGGGAGGTGTGCCCGGGTGAGGGTGTGTTCGGCGTCGGGGGATGGAGGATTTCGCGGCCTGCAAGCTGTGCTCAGATTTGAGGCAACGCCTGCCAGCCGACCTCCACCAGCAGTGCCGAGGAGTTTATGCGCACCACCAGCACACCGATTCGTTACGGGGTGATCGGGCTCGGGCATATCGCCCAGGTCGCGGTCTTGCCCGGGTTTGGTAACGCCAAAAACGCCAGCCTCAACGCCCTGATCTCCGGCGATGCCGAGAAGCTCCGGGTATTGGGGGAGCGTTACGACGTGCCCCACTGCATCGACTACGAGAGCTTCGACGACTTTATTAACGCGGGGCATATCGACGCCCTCTACATCGCGCTCCCCAACCACCTGCATTGCGACTACGCCCTACGTGCGGCCCGCGCCGGGGTGCACGTGCTCTGCGAGAAACCTCTGGCGGTGACCGAGGAGGAGTGCCGCACCATGATCGCCGCCTGTGAGGAGGCCGGGGTGCACCTGATGACGGCCTACCGCCTGCACTTTGATCCGGCGCACCTGCATGCGGTCGACATCGCGCAGCGCGGGGATCTGGGAGAACTTCGCTACATCCGCGCGGCCTTCGGACAGAACGTGGTCGAGGGGGACATTCGCCTCTCCCCGCTCGATACAGGGGGAGGCAGCGTGTACGACATGGGGATCTACTGCATCAACGCCGCGCGCTACCTCTTTGGGGCGGAGCCGATTGAGGTGATCGCGACAAGCCAGCGGCGCCCGGGTGACCCGCGTTTTGATTATTGCGATGAGTCTACCAGCGTCACCCTGCGTTTTGAGGGAGAACGTCTGGCGACGTTTATCTCCAGCCTGGGGAGCGCGTCGATAAGTCAGCTGGAGCTTCTGGGGGAAGATGGGCTCTTACGTTTAAGCCCGGCCTTTAGTTACGCTCACCCCATCACGATGCATGTGAACACCCCGGAGCACTTTGAACGCACCTTTCCCAAACACGACCAGTTCGGGGCACAGTTGAGCTACTTTGCCGATTGCATCGCCGGGGGCCATCCCCCGGAGCCCGACGGCTATGAAGGGCTTGCCGATGTGCGCATCATCGAAGCGATCTACCTTGCCGCGGAGCTCGGGGAGGCGGTGACGCTTGCGCCGGTGGAGCAGCGGGAGCGACCGGACGTCTCCCAGATCATT
The sequence above is drawn from the Lujinxingia sediminis genome and encodes:
- a CDS encoding CHAP domain-containing protein, whose product is MPLIPTEGAQLRRALLAAALEEWRGGIECRRDADRISRYFSACGWQWHLDQHSGGVFDEDIRRATPHLEYCGLFVGWCGLQVGNYLHAIRCVPVRLKPAIAEFVLPSTYRAQSAAHWARAGLAMPTPVGAGDLQPGDIITLRTRAEGAKAYGDHVAIVEYGAGSLVHTVEANASGMLGPDKRPGRGVVRRRRLRSDVRGGLRLSSEHFEHVEDFERMEEVS
- a CDS encoding Gfo/Idh/MocA family protein, which produces MRTTSTPIRYGVIGLGHIAQVAVLPGFGNAKNASLNALISGDAEKLRVLGERYDVPHCIDYESFDDFINAGHIDALYIALPNHLHCDYALRAARAGVHVLCEKPLAVTEEECRTMIAACEEAGVHLMTAYRLHFDPAHLHAVDIAQRGDLGELRYIRAAFGQNVVEGDIRLSPLDTGGGSVYDMGIYCINAARYLFGAEPIEVIATSQRRPGDPRFDYCDESTSVTLRFEGERLATFISSLGSASISQLELLGEDGLLRLSPAFSYAHPITMHVNTPEHFERTFPKHDQFGAQLSYFADCIAGGHPPEPDGYEGLADVRIIEAIYLAAELGEAVTLAPVEQRERPDVSQIIVRPAVEKPEEVHSSGPSAG
- the hflX gene encoding GTPase HflX, with the protein product MRHHDDTTPDADERREPFSTHDITPTPERALILSVQLSHTDDEELYSSARELERLANTLGIEVLGFHSQRRSSSKSAKLLGTGKLEEIVHAIEELGITRVLFDGELTPRQHDNLEEALGLKVTDRSGVVLRIFEERAQTRQAQLEVDIARIAYELPRVRRGHVADDRRGGGGRGEKGHTNVELARQRLRDRLVTLRRELTDLQQHAATQRARRSSAFQVALVGYTNAGKSSLMRALTSSEVLVEDKLFATLGTTVRKLDPPLQPEVVVSDTVGFIKRLPHELVASFKSTLDEAHDADLLLYVLDASDPEWPEHLNVTRETIQDIGANPHSRVVFNKVDRLDDAERASLRMRMPDALQVSAMRPELVKLLHAEIARIQETSFVEESLLIPFELGHVLGAVHEGARVVEQHHGPRGTALKVRAPAHAIPLWRAELPDPPLFDDVDSLLERAADYGLELMVDDAHDPSAGVFDESGADYRVLHAIDQEGDPWIVRTPRRLSLYEAARQEARALRALSDELPVELPRWELHTPEIIAYRRLQGSPGWHISSTGEFSWHPSNPQNPSEAFLRSVARTIAAMHRLPASRLEAAGIPQRSPHQERDHLRGMLPRVLSVLKPSSEVRERWERWLDADHLWAWEPRLVHGDLHPGHLLLDERGQVIGIIDWSEVHRGDPAIDLSFFIGAFPPGTLERLRDLLDEEGAEPGFALVERCRERWAYYAVIAADWALDNDHDQALAHARNLVKALESQA
- a CDS encoding metallophosphoesterase family protein, which gives rise to MLPLTGVPDLIHLSDLHLRDDESLRRLRRLVQAIATRHGAAQKTVVVLTGDIVDTPDRALWREAETLVALLQDAGVAVVGCPGNHDVGWMGLGANAGDRAMAQRWFTTTWGAPESAKAWPREYGAPGLTLLLCDTTVGENTLATGQLGYTQRMALAAAAQRAKARGDQVVVAMHHHPVNDDASLKLHDAEALLHLLASRCDVLLCGHLHQASAWSGVWGIGRIYAADAAVEAQRYRHLSFQHGRWLASWVRP
- a CDS encoding ATP-binding protein; its protein translation is MRMKERDIEVLRTYLGERSTVEHLCAHKHAVVLVQDVYGTIRDCMGDTERLFGMSAEALMDVEPQSYAWRLLDEKGHPFAPEQLPGRRAVSTGRAHEGLAGVALAEGEPVWVSLSCHPLYEGNEVIGLLTTLIDVSALQLTRQALAEVEARLREQHKMQAVERMAAAIAHDFNNLLSVVLSQTDCVLADYGEQPGLRADLLEIREATERAVELTQNLLAVGKVQHQAPVSLSLNAMLEEFGELFRALMPEVTLDWQPGKLRYGVRADRSQLEQIALNLMVNASEAMEGKGRVVVRTEEVVREGEVVILLSIRDEGRGMVPEVAQRAFEPFYTTKTPGQGAGMGLATVYGVVSQSGGRVELETSPAEGTEVRVWLRAGELLEGEPEEVDTTTTDLGGAREIADEQAPSTEKRRPSGSLSPLRPHQPTALVVLEREKDRRLARKVLERRGFRVIDCALADEARCLVHIDAPLGVLICSRHLPEASGVELASELMKLRPGLGLVLVGESTDDEELARTFTETPQVIAARFDAEAVQNAVERVLRSNEVRRRMPPGGGVPG